One Amycolatopsis tolypomycina DNA segment encodes these proteins:
- a CDS encoding PucR family transcriptional regulator translates to MALTLAGLAAERPLGLRVLTGDDDLDRPIGWVHPTELTDPQAFLEGGELLLTTGLALDEETAPAYVRRLVAARVAGLGFGVGLSHAEVPRALVATAAEVGLPVLEVPRKTPFIAITRAVSRAVAADEYAATVRIGRAQQELTRTAVGKGGPAGVLRKLAKLVDGWVLLFERTTVTEAAPASARAYGEPLREELERLRTGTRVVSLDGQEVVLQTLDTGTRRVLAVGAPLDTAGRHIVNTAVSVLSLALEQDRAQAAARAALRTGLVELLVGGQAELALRVLTATGGEPPEPPWSVLVFLGPPAARRKLLGALEGELFAAKSGGSVVVFGPASVVEPAAGAALRIGGLHGGVAGPVAPGDFAAGLEQAELAAQAAEAGGKLLISAAEHTGRGLLSLIDPEVARVYGENLLAPLRRHDETGRGDLVDSLRCWLEHHGHWDVAAARLGVHRHTLRNRITKAQELLGRDLDSPGVRAELWVALQT, encoded by the coding sequence ATGGCACTCACGCTGGCCGGCCTGGCCGCCGAGCGCCCGCTCGGGCTGCGGGTGCTGACCGGCGACGACGACCTCGACCGCCCGATCGGCTGGGTCCACCCGACCGAGCTGACCGACCCGCAGGCCTTCCTCGAAGGCGGCGAGCTGCTGCTCACCACCGGCCTGGCCCTGGACGAGGAGACGGCACCGGCCTACGTGCGCCGTCTCGTGGCCGCCCGCGTCGCCGGGCTCGGCTTCGGTGTCGGGCTGAGCCACGCCGAGGTCCCGCGGGCCCTCGTGGCGACGGCGGCCGAGGTCGGCCTGCCCGTGCTGGAGGTCCCGCGGAAGACGCCGTTCATCGCGATCACCCGCGCGGTCTCGCGGGCGGTGGCGGCCGACGAGTACGCGGCGACGGTGCGGATCGGCCGCGCCCAGCAGGAGCTGACCCGCACGGCCGTCGGCAAGGGCGGCCCGGCGGGCGTGCTGCGCAAGCTGGCGAAGCTCGTCGACGGCTGGGTGCTGCTCTTCGAACGCACAACCGTCACCGAAGCGGCTCCGGCGAGCGCGCGAGCGTACGGCGAGCCGCTGCGCGAAGAGCTGGAGCGGCTTCGCACCGGCACTCGGGTCGTGTCGCTCGACGGGCAGGAAGTCGTGCTGCAGACCCTCGACACCGGCACGCGGCGGGTGCTCGCGGTGGGCGCGCCGCTCGACACCGCGGGGCGGCACATTGTCAACACCGCGGTCTCGGTGCTTTCGCTGGCGCTGGAACAGGATCGCGCGCAGGCGGCGGCCCGGGCGGCGCTGCGGACCGGGCTGGTCGAGCTGCTCGTGGGCGGCCAGGCCGAACTGGCGCTGCGCGTGCTGACCGCGACCGGCGGGGAGCCGCCGGAACCACCGTGGTCGGTGCTGGTGTTCCTCGGCCCGCCCGCGGCCCGCCGCAAGCTGCTCGGCGCACTGGAGGGAGAGCTGTTCGCGGCGAAATCCGGCGGTTCGGTGGTCGTCTTCGGGCCGGCGAGCGTGGTCGAGCCGGCCGCCGGGGCGGCGCTGCGGATCGGCGGCCTGCACGGCGGGGTGGCGGGGCCGGTCGCGCCGGGGGATTTCGCGGCCGGGCTCGAGCAGGCCGAACTGGCGGCCCAGGCGGCGGAGGCCGGGGGCAAGCTCCTGATCTCCGCGGCCGAGCACACCGGCCGCGGCCTGCTGTCCCTCATCGACCCCGAGGTGGCCCGCGTCTACGGCGAGAACCTGCTGGCCCCGCTGCGCCGCCACGACGAAACCGGCCGCGGCGACCTGGTCGATTCCCTGCGTTGCTGGCTCGAGCACCACGGCCACTGGGACGTCGCGGCCGCGCGCCTCGGCGTCCACCGGCACACGCTGCGGAACCGGATCACCAAGGCGCAGGAGCTGCTGGGCCGTGACCTGGACTCCCCGGGCGTCCGCGCCGAACTTTGGGTGGCCCTGCAAACCTGA
- a CDS encoding cache domain-containing protein translates to MNDTRTLAGDEVVEQVSALVEGVFERLKPLLAAAESVLADSPATAALPRIRPQVTEALGGLIVGAGFVGAPRVLTDAEFGFEWWTGSSSEPSQLFISLDPASENFLDYTRQSWFTVPRDTGRRHINGPYVDYLCTDEYTLTFTIPVLLSGSFAGVVGADVYVREFERAVRPRLRSLGRGAALLNAQGRVIVSNSVRQPTGSLVREADVPAWWSAGAEPGPGLRRCGDSPIVLVTGG, encoded by the coding sequence GTGAACGACACCCGCACGCTGGCCGGCGACGAGGTCGTCGAGCAGGTTTCCGCGTTGGTGGAAGGGGTTTTCGAGCGGCTCAAGCCCCTGCTGGCCGCCGCCGAGTCGGTGCTGGCGGACAGTCCGGCCACGGCCGCGCTGCCCCGGATCCGCCCGCAGGTCACCGAGGCACTGGGCGGGCTGATCGTCGGCGCGGGCTTCGTCGGCGCACCCCGAGTGCTGACGGACGCGGAGTTCGGCTTCGAGTGGTGGACGGGCTCTTCTTCGGAGCCGTCCCAGCTGTTCATCAGCCTCGACCCGGCGAGCGAGAACTTCCTCGACTACACGCGCCAGTCGTGGTTCACGGTCCCCCGCGACACCGGGCGGCGGCACATCAACGGCCCGTACGTGGATTACCTGTGCACCGACGAGTACACGCTGACGTTCACGATCCCGGTGCTGCTCTCGGGTTCGTTCGCGGGTGTCGTGGGCGCCGACGTCTACGTGCGCGAGTTCGAACGCGCGGTGCGGCCGCGGCTGCGTTCGCTCGGGCGCGGGGCGGCGCTGCTCAACGCCCAGGGGCGGGTGATCGTGTCGAACAGCGTCCGGCAGCCGACGGGGTCATTGGTTCGCGAGGCCGACGTCCCGGCGTGGTGGTCGGCGGGGGCGGAGCCGGGGCCGGGCTTGCGCCGCTGCGGGGACTCGCCGATCGTGCTGGTGACCGGCGGTTAA
- the gabT gene encoding 4-aminobutyrate--2-oxoglutarate transaminase, with protein sequence MTASTTAEPQAPAPRQRRLQTEIPGPLSRELQQRRTNAVAAGVSSVLPVYVTSASGGLLTDADGNVLIDFGSGIAVTNVGHSAPAVVDRVRKQACWFTHTCFMVTPYEGYVEVCEALAELTPGDHAKKSVLFNSGAEAVENAVKIARVATGRQAVVVFDHAYHGRTNLTMGMTAKSVPYKHGFGPFAPEVYRVPGSYPFRDGLSGPEAAALAIDRIEKQIGGDQVAAVVLEPIQGEGGFIEPARGFLPAIAAWCRENGVVYVADEVQTGFCRTGSWFASTDEDVVPDLIATAKGIAGGLPLSAVTGRASLLDAVPPGGLGGTYGGNPIACAAALGSIETMQNEDLAASAKRIEGAVLPRLRAVAAETGVIGDVRGRGAMLAAEFVRPGTSEPDADLTKRVAAACHRAGVVVLTCGTYGNVVRLLPPLSLADDLLDEGLSVLEYAVRTEARA encoded by the coding sequence GTGACCGCAAGCACCACCGCCGAGCCGCAGGCCCCGGCCCCTCGGCAGCGCAGGCTGCAGACCGAAATCCCCGGCCCGCTCTCGCGGGAACTGCAGCAGCGGCGCACGAACGCCGTCGCCGCCGGGGTCAGCTCGGTGCTGCCCGTCTACGTCACCTCGGCCAGCGGCGGCCTGCTCACCGACGCCGACGGCAACGTGCTGATCGACTTCGGCTCCGGCATCGCGGTGACGAACGTCGGCCACTCCGCGCCCGCCGTCGTCGACCGCGTCCGCAAGCAAGCCTGCTGGTTCACCCACACCTGTTTCATGGTCACGCCGTACGAGGGGTATGTCGAGGTCTGCGAAGCACTGGCCGAGCTGACGCCGGGCGACCACGCGAAGAAGTCGGTGCTGTTCAACTCGGGCGCCGAAGCGGTCGAGAACGCGGTGAAGATCGCGCGCGTGGCGACCGGGCGCCAGGCCGTCGTCGTGTTCGACCACGCCTACCACGGCCGCACCAACCTCACGATGGGCATGACCGCGAAGTCCGTGCCCTACAAGCACGGGTTCGGCCCGTTCGCGCCCGAGGTCTACCGCGTGCCGGGCTCGTACCCGTTCCGCGACGGCCTGTCCGGTCCCGAGGCCGCGGCGCTGGCCATCGACCGGATCGAGAAGCAGATCGGCGGCGACCAGGTCGCCGCGGTGGTGCTGGAGCCGATCCAGGGCGAGGGCGGCTTCATCGAGCCCGCACGCGGCTTCCTGCCCGCGATTGCCGCGTGGTGCCGCGAAAACGGCGTCGTGTACGTCGCCGACGAGGTCCAGACGGGCTTCTGCCGCACCGGTTCGTGGTTCGCGTCCACCGACGAGGACGTGGTACCGGACCTGATCGCGACGGCCAAGGGCATCGCGGGCGGCCTCCCGCTGTCCGCCGTCACCGGCCGCGCTTCGCTCCTCGACGCGGTCCCGCCGGGCGGTCTCGGCGGCACGTACGGGGGCAACCCGATCGCGTGCGCCGCGGCGCTGGGCTCGATCGAGACGATGCAGAACGAGGACCTGGCCGCGTCGGCGAAGCGCATCGAGGGCGCGGTCCTGCCGCGGCTGCGGGCAGTGGCGGCCGAAACCGGCGTGATCGGCGACGTCCGCGGGCGCGGCGCGATGCTGGCCGCGGAGTTCGTCCGCCCCGGCACGTCGGAGCCCGACGCCGACCTGACCAAACGCGTCGCGGCCGCGTGTCACCGCGCCGGCGTGGTGGTGCTGACCTGCGGCACGTACGGCAACGTCGTCCGGCTGCTGCCGCCGCTGTCGCTGGCCGACGACCTGCTCGACGAGGGCCTTTCGGTGCTCGAGTACGCCGTCCGGACGGAGGCCCGCGCATGA
- a CDS encoding response regulator, translating into MTVRVVVADDQDLVRAGFAMILGAQPDIEVVAEAGDGAEAVEAVRAHAPDVLLLDIRMPRMDGIEAAKIVCASTSCQVLMLTTFDQDDYVYEALRAGASGFLLKDVRRDDLVQAVRVVAAGDALLAPSVTRRLIAQYTARPAAPAPQRLAELTARERQTLTMIARGLSNAEIAAELVVSEHTVKTHVSNLLSKLGLRDRVQAVIVAYETGLAVPGRG; encoded by the coding sequence ATGACCGTGCGGGTGGTCGTCGCGGACGACCAGGACCTGGTGCGCGCGGGCTTCGCGATGATCCTCGGCGCGCAGCCGGACATCGAGGTCGTCGCGGAGGCGGGCGATGGCGCCGAGGCGGTCGAGGCGGTCCGCGCCCACGCGCCGGACGTGCTGCTGCTCGACATCCGGATGCCCCGGATGGACGGCATCGAGGCGGCGAAGATCGTCTGCGCGTCGACGTCCTGCCAGGTCCTGATGCTCACGACGTTCGACCAGGACGACTACGTGTACGAGGCGTTGCGGGCGGGCGCGAGCGGCTTCCTGCTCAAGGACGTCCGCCGCGACGACCTGGTGCAGGCGGTCCGGGTGGTCGCGGCCGGGGACGCGCTGCTGGCCCCCTCGGTGACCCGCAGGCTGATCGCGCAGTACACGGCCCGCCCGGCAGCCCCGGCCCCGCAGCGGCTCGCGGAGCTGACGGCACGGGAACGGCAGACGTTGACGATGATCGCCCGCGGGCTGTCGAACGCGGAGATCGCCGCGGAGCTGGTGGTCAGCGAGCACACGGTGAAGACCCACGTGAGCAACCTGCTGAGCAAGCTGGGGCTGCGAGACCGGGTCCAGGCGGTGATCGTCGCCTACGAAACCGGCCTCGCCGTCCCGGGTCGTGGCTAG
- a CDS encoding FadR/GntR family transcriptional regulator, which yields MRQGMSHSARSAMFAPLGQVGRAEAVAARLVDAITLGLLADAEQLPSEADLAAQFGVSTVTVREALVALRQQGLVETRRGRSGGSFVRAPAEPPSDAWRARLREVSLSDLRDVGDHYLAIAGAAAKLAAERSSPEDIARLRLATDDLGTAHGIGFTRAERQFHLEVAAAAQSPRLTHEEVHLQSELGGLLWLPLGPAAPSCAEHAAITAAIAAADSELARKLTEEHVLGALDRLADVHLDLLTS from the coding sequence ATGCGCCAGGGCATGTCGCACAGCGCGCGATCCGCCATGTTCGCTCCGCTCGGCCAGGTCGGCCGGGCGGAGGCGGTGGCGGCGCGGCTGGTCGACGCCATCACGCTCGGCCTGCTCGCCGACGCCGAACAGCTGCCCAGCGAGGCCGACCTGGCCGCGCAGTTCGGCGTCTCGACCGTGACGGTCCGGGAAGCCCTGGTGGCCCTGCGGCAGCAGGGGCTGGTCGAGACGCGGCGGGGGCGCAGCGGCGGCAGCTTCGTCCGCGCGCCGGCCGAACCGCCGTCGGACGCCTGGCGCGCGCGGCTGCGCGAGGTGTCGCTGTCGGACCTGCGCGACGTCGGCGACCACTACCTCGCGATAGCCGGGGCCGCCGCCAAGCTCGCCGCCGAGCGCAGCTCGCCCGAGGACATCGCCCGGCTGCGGCTGGCGACCGACGACCTCGGCACGGCCCACGGCATCGGCTTCACCCGGGCGGAGCGGCAGTTCCACCTGGAGGTCGCGGCGGCCGCGCAGTCCCCGCGGCTGACCCACGAAGAAGTCCACCTGCAGAGCGAGCTGGGCGGGCTGCTGTGGCTGCCGCTCGGGCCCGCGGCACCTTCGTGCGCCGAACACGCGGCGATCACCGCGGCGATCGCCGCCGCGGACAGCGAACTGGCCCGCAAGCTCACCGAGGAGCACGTCCTCGGCGCGCTCGACCGGCTCGCGGACGTGCACCTCGACCTGCTCACGTCCTAG
- a CDS encoding sensor histidine kinase, with the protein MSASPVLQPLSRRLRALPAAGVDVALAVGVAVAGLWPFFSRVNPAGGPWHTWGVVVVLAAAAVLGWRRRFPVAVLLCGLVGAWAYDFAGNVPAQPVWYGVLIALYTVAVRSAPWPRVAALVVTVGGSLLTASSETALRSGILFVAAYAIGRVAVASRERAEWLERERLAEAARAAERERARIARDMHDILSHAVSLMVVQAEAGPVALPGDPARAEAAFDAIASSGRDAMAQLRRMLTVLKTDDGPHAPQPTLADLPRLVSGASGAGTDFTFSVSGEPGELTPDAEVAAYRITQEALTNIVKHADARHAGVRLDWQDGTLTLEITDDGRGTPGTGTGGHGLIGIRERATACGAEVTAGPRPDGPGFRVRVRFGARA; encoded by the coding sequence GTGTCCGCCTCGCCGGTTCTCCAGCCGCTGAGCCGCCGCCTGCGCGCGCTGCCCGCCGCGGGGGTCGACGTGGCGCTGGCCGTGGGCGTGGCGGTGGCCGGGCTGTGGCCGTTCTTCTCCCGCGTGAACCCGGCCGGCGGGCCGTGGCACACCTGGGGTGTCGTCGTCGTCCTGGCGGCGGCCGCGGTCCTGGGGTGGCGGCGGCGGTTCCCGGTCGCGGTGCTGCTGTGCGGCCTGGTGGGCGCCTGGGCCTACGACTTCGCCGGGAACGTCCCGGCCCAGCCCGTCTGGTACGGCGTCCTGATCGCGCTCTACACCGTCGCCGTGCGGTCGGCGCCGTGGCCGCGGGTCGCCGCACTGGTGGTCACGGTCGGCGGGAGCCTGCTGACGGCGTCGTCGGAAACGGCGTTGCGCAGCGGGATCCTGTTCGTCGCCGCCTACGCGATCGGCCGGGTCGCGGTGGCGTCCCGGGAACGGGCCGAGTGGCTGGAGCGCGAGCGCCTCGCCGAAGCAGCGCGGGCGGCGGAACGGGAACGCGCCCGGATCGCCCGCGACATGCACGACATCCTGTCGCACGCGGTCAGCCTGATGGTCGTGCAGGCGGAAGCGGGCCCGGTGGCGCTGCCCGGTGACCCGGCCCGCGCCGAGGCGGCCTTCGACGCGATCGCGTCGTCCGGGCGGGACGCGATGGCCCAGCTGCGCCGGATGCTCACCGTGCTCAAGACCGACGACGGCCCGCACGCCCCGCAGCCGACGCTTGCGGACCTGCCGCGGCTGGTGTCGGGCGCGTCCGGAGCGGGGACGGACTTCACCTTTTCGGTCTCCGGGGAGCCGGGCGAGCTCACGCCGGACGCCGAGGTCGCCGCGTACCGCATCACGCAGGAAGCCCTCACCAACATCGTCAAGCACGCGGACGCCCGGCACGCCGGCGTCCGCCTCGACTGGCAGGACGGCACGTTGACCCTCGAGATCACCGACGACGGCCGCGGCACGCCCGGCACCGGCACCGGCGGGCACGGCCTCATCGGCATCCGCGAACGCGCCACCGCGTGCGGCGCCGAAGTGACGGCCGGGCCGCGCCCGGACGGCCCGGGGTTCCGGGTGCGCGTGCGGTTCGGGGCGCGGGCATGA
- a CDS encoding aldehyde dehydrogenase family protein — MTFPFWVAGKPVTAGATAVVRHSFDGSEAGSHFVPSPSDVEAAVQAAADVADEFATLPAHVRAGALDHVSRSLGERSEEIAALITAESGKPLKWARGEVGRAVSTFRWAAEEARRFSGELQRLDTDPGGTGRLALVRRVPRGPVLGITPFNFPLNLVAHKVAPAIAVGAPIVLKPAPATPLTALLLGEILASADLPAGSWSILPVDNETSSRLVEDPRLPVVSFTGSVPVGWAIRDRVPRKHVALELGGNGAVLVCPDWTDLDFAAQRIATFAMYQAGQSCISVQRVYAHSSVYDELASKVVAEVRALRTGDPRADGVDVGPLINSDAASRVSSWVSAAVSSGARLLTGGGRSGATVEPTVLADVPEDASVMAEEVFGPVVSLVRVSSVAEGVSRINASRFGLQAGVFTRDVPTAFEVSAALKVGGVIVGDVPSFRADQMPYGGVKDSGVGREGPAAAMADFTEERVTVLTGLTL, encoded by the coding sequence ATGACGTTCCCGTTCTGGGTCGCCGGGAAGCCGGTGACCGCCGGGGCGACCGCTGTTGTCCGTCACTCGTTCGACGGCTCCGAGGCGGGGTCGCACTTCGTGCCTTCGCCGTCCGACGTCGAGGCGGCGGTGCAGGCGGCGGCCGACGTCGCCGACGAGTTCGCGACGCTGCCCGCGCACGTCCGTGCCGGGGCCTTGGACCACGTGTCCCGTTCGCTGGGTGAGCGGTCCGAAGAGATCGCGGCCTTGATCACGGCGGAGTCGGGCAAGCCGCTGAAGTGGGCGCGCGGCGAGGTGGGGCGCGCGGTGTCGACGTTCCGCTGGGCGGCGGAGGAGGCCCGCCGGTTCTCGGGCGAGCTGCAGCGGCTCGACACGGACCCGGGCGGCACCGGCCGGCTGGCCTTGGTCCGGCGCGTGCCGCGCGGCCCGGTGCTGGGCATCACGCCGTTCAACTTCCCGCTGAACCTGGTGGCGCACAAGGTGGCCCCGGCGATCGCGGTGGGCGCCCCGATCGTGCTCAAGCCCGCGCCGGCGACACCGCTGACGGCGTTGCTGCTGGGCGAAATCCTGGCTTCGGCGGACCTCCCGGCAGGCTCGTGGTCGATCCTGCCGGTGGACAACGAGACGTCGTCGCGGCTGGTCGAGGACCCGCGGCTGCCGGTGGTGTCGTTCACCGGCTCGGTCCCGGTGGGCTGGGCGATCCGCGACCGCGTCCCCCGCAAGCACGTGGCCTTGGAACTGGGCGGCAACGGCGCGGTGCTCGTCTGTCCGGATTGGACGGACCTGGACTTCGCGGCGCAGCGGATCGCGACGTTCGCGATGTACCAGGCGGGGCAGTCGTGCATTTCGGTGCAGCGGGTTTATGCGCACTCGTCGGTTTACGACGAGCTGGCCTCGAAGGTGGTTGCGGAGGTGCGTGCGTTGCGGACCGGGGATCCGCGAGCGGACGGTGTCGACGTCGGCCCGCTGATCAACTCCGATGCCGCCTCGCGGGTTTCGTCCTGGGTTTCCGCTGCGGTTTCGTCCGGCGCGCGGCTGCTGACCGGCGGTGGGCGCTCGGGCGCGACGGTGGAGCCGACGGTGCTGGCGGACGTGCCGGAGGACGCGTCGGTGATGGCCGAGGAGGTGTTCGGGCCGGTGGTCTCGCTGGTGCGGGTTTCTTCGGTGGCCGAAGGTGTTTCGCGGATCAACGCGTCTCGCTTCGGGTTGCAGGCCGGGGTGTTCACGCGTGACGTTCCGACGGCGTTCGAGGTGTCGGCCGCGTTGAAGGTGGGTGGCGTGATCGTCGGCGACGTGCCGAGCTTCCGCGCGGACCAGATGCCCTACGGCGGGGTCAAGGATTCCGGCGTGGGCCGCGAAGGCCCGGCGGCGGCGATGGCGGACTTCACCGAGGAGCGGGTCACGGTCCTGACGGGATTGACGCTCTAG
- a CDS encoding serine hydrolase domain-containing protein has product MIKHIAAALLAVTLAGTATPAFAATPGPACVAPEPLDTTALEQAIKGLPNDAVNAALVRATGPDGCWTGTAGVADRRTGTPVHPDARFRIGSVTKVFTAVVVLQLVAEHKIALDGTVQEYLPGLLPAGYPAVTVRQLLDYTNGLPSPVLEDDRIEYIVAHRFDRWTPEQYVAAAFAQGSKEFEPGTAQHYRNIGYIVAGMLVEKVTGRSYESQVRDRIVRPLHLTGTTAPGHDPALHGPHVRGYQIMSDGSVLDVTRWDQSFGWASSSIVSTTRDLDVFTAALFGGRLLPPSVQPELFAVPPVKDVSGKPASYGAGLQRYRLPGVGEVWGKSGGWYGYLAGLGGTRDGRRQLVYGVTANDAKNGDNPTPVTQQIVLAGMTLAARR; this is encoded by the coding sequence ATGATCAAGCACATCGCCGCCGCCCTGCTCGCCGTCACCCTCGCGGGCACCGCCACCCCGGCGTTCGCCGCCACTCCCGGCCCCGCCTGCGTGGCGCCGGAACCCTTGGACACCACCGCACTCGAGCAGGCGATCAAGGGCCTGCCGAACGACGCCGTCAACGCGGCGCTGGTCCGCGCCACCGGCCCGGACGGCTGCTGGACCGGCACCGCGGGTGTCGCCGACCGCCGCACCGGGACGCCGGTGCACCCGGACGCGCGGTTCCGGATCGGCAGCGTCACCAAGGTGTTCACCGCCGTCGTCGTGCTGCAGCTGGTCGCCGAGCACAAGATCGCCCTGGACGGCACCGTGCAGGAGTACCTGCCCGGCCTATTGCCCGCCGGGTACCCCGCGGTGACGGTCCGGCAGCTGCTCGACTACACCAACGGCCTGCCGAGCCCCGTCCTCGAAGACGACCGCATCGAGTACATCGTGGCGCACCGCTTCGACCGCTGGACGCCGGAGCAGTACGTGGCGGCGGCCTTCGCCCAGGGGAGCAAGGAGTTCGAGCCCGGCACGGCGCAGCACTACCGCAACATCGGGTACATCGTCGCCGGGATGCTCGTCGAGAAGGTCACCGGCCGCAGCTACGAAAGCCAGGTCCGGGACCGGATCGTGCGCCCGCTGCACCTGACCGGGACCACCGCGCCGGGGCACGACCCCGCGCTCCACGGCCCGCACGTGCGCGGCTACCAGATCATGAGCGACGGCTCCGTCCTGGACGTGACGCGCTGGGACCAGTCGTTCGGCTGGGCCTCCAGCAGCATCGTCTCGACGACCCGTGACCTCGACGTCTTCACCGCGGCGCTGTTCGGCGGACGGCTGCTGCCGCCGTCGGTCCAGCCGGAGCTGTTCGCCGTGCCGCCGGTCAAGGACGTCTCCGGGAAGCCCGCGAGCTACGGGGCCGGCCTGCAGCGCTACCGGCTGCCGGGCGTCGGCGAGGTCTGGGGCAAGAGCGGTGGCTGGTACGGCTACCTCGCGGGCCTCGGCGGCACGCGCGACGGCCGGCGGCAGCTCGTCTACGGCGTGACCGCGAACGACGCCAAGAACGGCGACAACCCGACGCCCGTCACGCAGCAGATCGTCCTGGCCGGGATGACGCTGGCCGCACGCCGATGA
- a CDS encoding helical backbone metal receptor, whose product MTYLVDDLGEPVPLSGPASRVVSLVPSLTEAVEVSAPGRLAGATDYCTHPSDVDVPRVGGSKYPKLDRVLDLAPDLVLANSEENRQDDVERLRANGIPVWVMAAAATVPAALGSLRRILTQAYELDEPEWLVTAEEVWRDTRPVRFHAVVPVWRKPWVVLGRDTFAGDVLRRVGVANVYATAEERYPRPDLEELRAHFKADADLLVLPDEPYLFTADDGPDHFPDARYVLVSGRHLTWYGPSLVDAHAALSEALD is encoded by the coding sequence ATGACGTACCTGGTCGACGATCTCGGGGAACCGGTGCCGCTGTCCGGACCGGCGTCGCGGGTGGTCTCGCTCGTGCCGTCGCTGACCGAAGCGGTCGAGGTGAGCGCGCCGGGACGCCTGGCGGGCGCGACGGACTACTGCACGCATCCGTCCGATGTGGACGTTCCGCGGGTGGGCGGGTCGAAGTACCCGAAGCTGGACCGCGTCCTCGACCTGGCGCCGGATCTCGTGCTGGCCAACTCCGAGGAGAACCGCCAGGACGACGTGGAACGCCTGCGCGCCAACGGGATCCCGGTGTGGGTGATGGCCGCGGCGGCGACCGTCCCGGCGGCGCTGGGCTCGCTGCGGCGGATCCTGACCCAGGCGTACGAGCTGGACGAGCCGGAATGGCTGGTCACCGCGGAAGAGGTCTGGCGCGACACCCGCCCGGTGCGGTTCCACGCCGTGGTGCCGGTGTGGCGCAAGCCGTGGGTGGTCCTGGGCCGAGACACCTTCGCCGGGGACGTCCTGCGCCGCGTCGGCGTGGCGAACGTGTACGCGACGGCGGAGGAGCGCTACCCGCGTCCGGACCTCGAGGAGCTGCGGGCGCATTTCAAGGCGGACGCGGACCTGCTGGTGCTGCCGGACGAGCCGTACCTGTTCACCGCGGACGACGGCCCGGACCACTTCCCGGACGCGCGGTACGTCCTGGTCTCCGGCCGCCACCTCACCTGGTACGGACCTTCGCTGGTCGACGCCCACGCCGCCCTGTCGGAAGCGCTGGACTAG